The following is a genomic window from Paenibacillus sp. FSL R5-0766.
GCTCTCTCCAATCGGTGCAATTACCGGCTCTTGCAGATGAACGTACTGATGCCAATAAGAGGTGTACAGGTCTGTCGCTTCAAATGAAGACGTGGCTGGCAATACGATATCTGCATACTTCGCCGTATCCGTCATGAACAGATCATGCACAACCGTGAACAGATCCTCCCGTGCAAAACCTCGCTCCACCCGCTCGGTATCCGGTGCCACCACCAGTGGATTGCTGCAGTAAACCATCATCGCTCGGATTGGCTGCTCTGCTTCCAGCAACGCTTCACCAATCCGGTTCATGTTCACCACTCGCGGCTCCGGATTCTGCCGCAGCTCCGGACGTTCGAGCGCGTCGCTATTTGTGCTCGCGTAACTGTTAGTGCGAACGGCACCGCCCCCTTGCTTCAGCCATTGCCCTGTAATGGCAGGCAGACATGCAACGCTACGCACGTTCATCCCACCGTTATCATGGTGCTGGAGGCCATTGCCGATGTGAATATGAGCTGCTTGTGCGTTGCCATATAATTCGGCCAGCTTCACAATGGTCTCCTCCGGCACGCCCGTAATGCGTGCAACGCGTTCAGGGGTGTAACTGCGGACATGATCACGCAGTGCCTCATGCCCCACCGTATACTTTTGCATAAAGGCTTCATCCGTCAGTCCCCGTTCGAACAGTACATGCATCAAGCCCAGCGCCAGTGCGCTGTCTGTGCCCGGGTACAGCGGAATAAACCAGTCGCCCCACTGAGCCGTACGATTGCGATGAACGTCAATTACGACGATCTTGGCGCCCTTCTTACGAGCTTTCTCCGCCAAAACGACCTGGTGCATATTCGTACTGACGATATTTCCGCCCCATACCAGAATGAGATCCGCATGCTCCGTATCTTCCGGCACCGTTCCATGGTTGGCGCCCATCGTATATTTCCAGCCGGTATTTCCGGCTGCATTACAGATGGTCTGCTCCAGCATACTCGCACCTAGCGCATTGAAGAAACGCCGATCCATCCCGTCTACGCCGAGAATGCCCATGTTGCCGTAGAAGCTGTAGGGCAGGATGCTCTCCGGTCCGTAAGTCTCGGACAATGCTGTGAATTTGGTCGTAATCTCGTAAATCGCTTCATCCCAACTGATTCGTTCGAACTTGCCTTCACCTTTGGCTCCTACACGTTTCATCGGATATTTTAGACGCTCGGGGTGATACACCCGCTCGGTCATATTTCTGACTTTATTACAGATGGCACCCTTGGTGATCGGATGATCCGGATTACCTGCCACCTTCACAATTTTGCCGTTCTCTTTATGTAATAACAGACCACAAGTGTCCGGACAGTCGAGCGGGCACACCGCCGCAAATATACCATTCTCCTGATCGATCATCGTAAGGCTCCCCTCTTTAAAAGCTATCCCTATATCATATCTTCTTCGAGGTTATCGCGTAAAGAGAACAGTATGTTTTTGCTTCATATTCACCGCTATAGCGGCTTTAAATTATTTTCAAAAAAATGTTTTTGAGTTTGATTCAATTTCAGAATTCAGGGGTAAATTAAAAATAAGGCATTAGGCTAGTGTTTCCCCACTTCCTCCTCATGCCATATCATGGACCACTCCCGAAATTCGCCATGAACAGGTTTCGTTCCCCCGAACCTTGTCATGGCGAATTTATTTTGCGTTAAACTCCAACAAGAACCCCATACAAAAAAAAGATCCCGCCCTGCTCCGTCACAGCATATTCGCCATGAACCGAGCAAGATCAGAATCGTCTTCACTTCTAATATACGTGTATACATACCTCGCTATGCCCGCTATGCTTGTTTGCTCAACATCACTCTAGCCTCCGTCTCCACAGCTTCGATCGACGTTGCTACCTCCGGTTTCACTTTTGGCTCAGCTTGGCGCAGGTACACCACCCAATAGGCTGCAGCTACAAACAGAGCACCACCAGTCAGATTCCCGAGCCATACCGGAATGAAATTCATCACATATTGACCCCACGAATAATGTCCTTCAAAGATTGCCGCCGGGATGAGGAACATATTGGCCACAACGTGCTGGAATCCAATCGCCACAAATGCCATCGTTGGAAACCAAATGCCCAGTACCTTGCCACTCATCGTATCGGATGCATAAGATAGCCACACGGCAAGTGCCACCAGCCAGTTACAGCCGATGCCAGAGATGAAAGCTTGCAGGAAGCCATCATGCAGCTTATGCCCAGCCATATCCACCACTTTCGCCAGATATACACCCTCTCCGGTCAGACCCAGCACATGTCCAAACGCGTACGCGACAAACAAAGCTCCAACAAAGTTACCAATCGTCACTAAGGTTAGATTTTTCAACATGTTACCCACGGATAATTTTCGTGCAATTGTCGCAAGTGGAACTGCCATCATGTTACCTGTCAGCAGCTCACCACCACCTATGAGTACCAAGATTAATCCAACCGGGAACACTGCTGCTCCAATCAGATTGACCAGACTCCCCCACTCTGCTGGCGCAGAAGCAATTACCCGAATATCCAATAGAAAACCCAGCGCAATAAAAGCCCCTGCCAGAAAACTAAGCACCAGTACAGAAGACACCGGATATTGAGCCTTCTTCATTCCTGTTTGCGCCGTATATTGTGCAACCTCAAGAGGTGTTTTTGCTGCCATATCATTCATCCTCTCCTTCATTGTTCATCATTGGATAAAACCATCTGAAATTCATTAGTTATGCGTTGAATACCACATCCTAATTGTATCTCGGTCCTAAACATAACTTTGTGCAAATTATCACAATGTTGTTTAAAAAGATACTTAAGAGTGTCTTGGAATAGTTATGACAGCAAGAGTATAGTAAGGCCTTTTGAAGCTAAAAAATCACAAAAAAGACTGACGATATACTCGCCAGTCTTCTTTTTCCTATATAACATGCTCTCTGTTCAATCATCTATTCTGCTTCCTTACACCATTGCTGGTGCTTTTACTTCTATTGGAGGCAGTGCTTGCAGACCAGCCGTGTTCAGGAAGTTCCATGGTTTGTTGTAATGCGGCTGGAAGAAAAAGTCGATGAAGGCCAGCTCATCTACGGTCATGTTATTTTGGATGCAGACCGAGATTGTATTAATCGATTGGGTCAGATCAACCTGAGACATCACCTGTGCTCCCACGATCCGACGAGTAGCCTGCTCATATACTACTTTGAGCAACAGTTTCTCAGCCGTTGGCATGAACTCCGGACGATAGCTGTCTTCCAGTACGACAGATTCCACAATCAGACCTTCGTCAGCAGCAGACATTTCCGTCATCCCTGTACCCGCGATATTTTGCTCATAAATTTTGATACCCGATGTTCCTTGTGTACCCATATACGGTGTCGTAGGACGAACCAGGTTACGGGCTACGAGTGTACCCATCCGTACGGCGTTAGTCGCCAATGGAATGTACGCTGCTTTGCCTGTTGGGTTGTAATGAATAGCACAGCTGTCACCCGCAGCGAAGACGTCTTTTTGACTCGTTTGCATATATTTATCCGCGATGATTGCGCCGTTTGGTAGCATATCCACTTGGCCTTTGAGCAGCTCTGTATTTGGACGGAAACCAATGCACAGAATAACCAGATCGGTTTCAAACTCTCCTTTGGACGTGATCACCTTAGTTACTTTGCCATTTTCACCAGTAAACTTCTGTACCGTTTGACCGAGAGCCAGCTTGATGCCGCGTCCAGTCAACGTATCTTCGATCGCATCTGTGAATTCAGGGTCCAGGTATTTGTTCAAAATACGGTCCACACTGTCGATCAGGGTAACTTCCTTGCCATTCATTTGGAAAGCTTCCACCAGCTCTACGCCGATATATCCTGCACCTACAACAGTAACACGTTTGGCATCTTTGGCTTTTTCAATAATCGTGTTGGAGTGATTGTAGTTTTTGCAAAGTAAAATGTTATCCATCTCGATGCCTTCAAGCTTTGGAACGACAGGCCATGAACCCGTTGTCACGATCAGTTTGTCAAACGTATCTTCAAATTCTTCCCCGGTTTGCAGGTTTTTAGCCTGAAGGGTATGACCCTCGGCATCTACTGCTGTTACTTCATGAAGCATCTTGGTCTCAACACCAAGCTCTGCCAGTTGATTAGGCGAAGAATAGAACAAACCGTCAGGGTCTTTTACAACCCCACCTACGTAGAGCGCAATGCCACAAGATAGGAAGGAGATATTGTCATTGCGCTCATACACCGTGATGGTAGCATCCGGGTACAATTTAGCGGTATTTACGATGGCTGCGGTCCCTGCGTGTGTACATCCGATAACTGCGATTTTCATTAAAAGTTCCTCCTCGAAATATATAAATGAGTTTGAATATAACGTTATTGTAGTTGTGAAATATTTCACTTCTTATTCGAAACTGTGTATGTGATTTATTTCACTTTATAAACTCATTATAATGTGATCTTTTTCACATTGCAATAGGTTGAGCAAAAAAAGTTTGTCGAAGGAGGTCATCCCCTGTATTTTTAGCCTTTTTCCCTTCATTGTATTGATTTCATTGTCCCCGGATTTGATTGAGTTTATGCTATGTAATGGCTTCCGCGATCCCTGGATGAACACATAAAGTTAGAGGTGTCTAGGGATCCGACTCTACCTGTGAAGAGAATAAAGCTCCGTATATAAAATAATCAAAGAAGCCTATCCTTGCTTATGCAAGGACAGGCTTCTTAAACGTTCATGTATTAACCGAGTAATTTCTCGATATCTGCAATCATTGTCTCCGGAGATTCTTTCGGTTCAACACGACCTACCACTTCACCTTCGCGGTTAACAAGGAACTTGGTGAAGTTCCATTGGATGTCGCTTGTTTCACCTACGCCAGGTTGTTGCTCCTTCAGGTATTGGAACAGGGGATGAGTGTCCTCACCATTCACATCTACCTTGGCAAACACCGGGAAATTCACACCATAGTTAATCTGGCAAAATGATTCCGCTTCCTCACTTGTACCTGGCTCCTGCCCTCCAAACTGGTTACAAGGGAAACCCAGTACAACCAAGCCTTGATCACGATAACGATCATAAAGCTTTTGCAATTCACCGTATTGCGGGGTCAGCCCACACTTGCTGGCTGTATTGGCAATGACCAATACCTTACCTTGATACAGATCCAGTGAGACTTCTTGGTTCGCGGTGGTTACCGCCTGATATGAATATACGGACATGACTGATTCCTCCCATGACATATGTTGGTTTGGGCTGTTGCGAGCATGTTGGCATAACCAATGAACTCACAGCCTGTCTTATTATTATAGACCTGATCCGATGCGATTACCAAATCCCGGGTCTACCCGTCCCCTTTGCTCCCATGCATTGCAAATCCCCCATGAATGCAAAAGAGCCGCGTGCAATAGCGCACAGCGGCTTCATTCTATAATGTAAGGACCACATATAGCCCAATTTATTAACTTCCTGTCGCTTGGACACGTGGTTCTGTCCGTCCTCCAGCATGAACCATGGCACTGTTCATGACCAGCTGCTCTGGCGTCTTCGATTGCTGGCGTTCGCCTGCAAGAGCGTAAGGCAAGCAGAGCGGTACACCGGAACGCGGATCAATCACGATATCTGCTTCAATGTTAAATACTTCACGAAGTACATCTGAGTTCATAACTTCCACAGGTGAACCATGAGCGATGGCTTTACCTTTTTTGATACCAATCATGTGATGTGCGTAGCGGGAAGCATGATTCAAGTCATGCACAACCATAACAATGGTACGGTTGGCTGTGGCATTCAGTTGCTCCAGTAATTGCAATACTTCGAGCTGGTGAGCCATATCCAGGAACGTAGTCGGCTCGTCCAGGAAAAGGATATCTGTTTCTTGTGCAAGTGCCATAGCAATCCAGGCACGTTGACGCTGTCCACCGGACAGTTGATCAATCGGACGATCATGGAATTCAGTCATGGCTGTCACTTCGATAGCCCATTCAATCATGCGTTTGTCTTCCGCACGCATGGAGCCAAATCCTTTTTGATAAGGAAAGCGACCATACGATACCAGTTCAGTAACGGTAAGACCTTCAGGGGCTGTTGGATTCTGTGGCAAAATCGCAAGTTGCTTGGCAACTTCACGCGTGGACTGTTTATGGATGGACTTCCCGTCGAGCAATACATTACCTGCTTTTGGAGCCATAATACGTGCCATCGTTTTCAGGATGGTTGACTTCCCTGAACCATTGGCTCCAACAAGTGCTGTAATTTTCCCTTGGGGAATCTGAATATTCAGATCCTCTACAATTAGTCTTTCCTCATAAGCGATATCCAGCTTGGTCGTCTCCAGACGAAACATGCGATCATCCCTCTCTCATTTATCCCGGTTATGTAATCCGGCTATGACAACAAAAACGAAATTGTAATTCTGTGATTTCCGACGCAAATATCTTCTACACTAAAGATACTGATAATCATTATCATTTGTCAACATAAAAAACCAAATTTTCTTCTCTTTTCGTGCTTTATTTAGTCTTTCTGTAGCAGAAATCCCGCTCTTTCCCCAAGTACACATGATATCTTTTCTCATTCATTCCGCGCACTTTATCACTTCTGACTGTTTTTCAAACTCTTGAATCGCAAATTTTGTGTCTGAATTGTGAATGTGTGAGTTTTTTTCATGCGTTTGCTATATCCGCCATATCAAACAAAAAAAGATGACCTTGAAATCTAAAGTTCAAGGTCATCTCACATACGCTCGTTTAATAAGGTATGAGGTCAGCATTTTTCATTATTGGATCAAAAGACACTTAATGAATCTATGCAACATGCTCAAATAATATGATTTACAGCTTAATTAGGCTGCGGCATCAATTGGATCACCGTCATATTGCCCTGCGTACTCTTCACACTGACAATGCTCTCGGCATCCATATTCGCTGGAAGATCGATCTGCAATCCATACGGATAGAGACGATCTACCTCTCCAATAGACATCGGTGCAGGAGTGGTCGCATCCGCATCCTGTTCATTGGATACAGATGTGTCAGGCGATGTGGAACCAGTAGCATGATCTGCATCCGTACCTTGATCCGTGTCTCCACTCGCAGCATTAGACGATGTATTCGTTCCTGTACCCGTTGTTGTATCGGTAGCAGGATCTGGAGTGGAATCACCCGATGTTAAAGGATCGGCCTGCTGATCGCCATCCTCCGTCTGCTCTGTGTTCTCCGAGTTTCCCGCTGATGAGCCATCTGTGCTTTCTTCGGAAGTACTTCCTGAACCACCATCGGAGGTATCTTGGGTATCAGGCTCTTCATTCCGATTAAAACTCTCCCACTTACCTGTAGCATCCAACTCCTGCGTGCTGTCATCTTTCATCGTCAATTGCAGCGGGCCTTGCTCAAACTCAGTGCTTCCCGTATCATTCCTGAAACGGATCACCAGTTGAGCAGGTGACTCCGTACCCTCCTGTTCACTCGCAGGAATCATATAAGCAATCTGCTCCGCGAGCTGCACCTCCGGTTCAGCCGGTATGACAGGCTCCTGGGTAGATGGAGGGGATGCCGCTGGCGGCTCTACAGAATCTTTCATCCATGCATATGTACCGCCAGCAATACCAAGAACCAGGATCAAGAGGATTAATCCGAACAGATTTTTCCTTTTACCCGTTAGCATCCGCACCAGTGGAGAGGACAATTCCGTCTTCGCACGATCATAGACCGGCTTCATTGTCTTGCTGGCTCTCACGTAATACGGTTTGAAAGCTGATTTCGACTTGAAAGCTTCACGGTCATGGGCTTTGAAATACGCCACGATGGCATCCGCATATCCTTTATGCGCATTGGAACCCCGGACAAACATTCGATGATCTCCTGACCATTCGAAGAATGGATACAGCCCTTCAGCACGACTTGCATTGGTGCGGATGAATTCAATCAGGCCAGGATAATCCAACCGATTGCTGCCGCTTCCTCCCCGATAAAAAGCCATCGGCAAAGCTTCATATGCCGCGATCCCCGGATGAGCCTGCAGCTCTCCGGCAAGCCAGCGACGCGTCCAGCGTTGAAGTTCATTGCGCTCTGCCAGGGAAAGTGCCTCCAATGCCTCTTCTTCATTCCCCTCGCCACTAAGCCACACTCTCGCAGCCAGCATCATGTTCGTTCGAGCAGATACATCAGAGCCCTGACGTGCCGCCCAATCCCGAACCTCATTACCATGCTGCAAAATATCGACGCTTAACAACTGTTCACGGTTAACCCGATCCAGATCGAGATCCTGAATCATAAACAAGTTAATGACATAAGCGAGCTTGTCTGCAAGGCGGGTTAACTCCTCCTGATATGCCGGATCTTGACTGGCAGACGGAGATCCCCCTTTTCGATTAGGGCGGGCTGTAGCTTCAGTTTGACCAATTCGTGCCGTAATGCCTGTATCATAAGTGCCTTCCACAGATACCCTATCGAGTATGCTAACCCGTTGGAGTGCTTCATTCGCAGATTGTACCGGATTAGGCGCAGAACATAACCGTTCACGCAGCTCATTGGCTGTCCGCTCCTGCAAGAAGCTGTAGTGGATCGCAGATGGATGGGACGTAACCCATCTTCGGATCACTTCCACAACGTTCGCTGCCGATTCCGTGCGTTTCAGCTGATTGTCCAGATAAGGCTCGAACAACAGCTTGGTAAGCGATTCATTGGCCAGCACTTTATCAAAGAAAGCCCGATTCAGCTGCGGATCCCGATCCAGCACAGCATACAATTCCTGCACAGCACGCATACGCTTCTGGGCGCGGGCATTATTCACACCATAGATGAAATAGTCCACAATCCGGGATTGCACCACGGGCGTGGCAACACTGAAATATTCGCCAATGCGAGCTGCGACGTCTTCTTCGGGTACGTTCTCCCGCTTCACGCTGTCCAGTTCCCTGCTGAGCAAGGTCAGGAACAGCTCGTTCAGACGGGAACGTTGCTGTAATCCACCATCCGGCTTCAAATAGGTCAGCAAGCCACTCAGGACATGACTTTTATTATCCAGATAGAGGTCTTCCATGCCTTGTTCAAGACCATAGAACACTGCAAGTTCGCCATAGGCTTCAATGGAATGTTCCCGTCCAGGCTCCATGCCGGATAACATTTCATCCGCAAACGTATAGAACGCATCCGCCGCCGCAGGTTCCTGCAATAAGGCCCAAGCGAATTCCGCATAAGTTAACTTCGCCACAGATGCATCCGCATGTGTCACTCTGCCGGATACCAGATCAAAGGTGAAATCCTTCTCCGTATTCCGGTCTTTTGGACGTAACGTTCCTCGCTCTACAAACTGGACGTGAATGCCCTTCTTGGCCTGTGGCTCCTTGGCAAACGTCATGAATCCCAGCTGCCGCCGGAATGCGTATGGTAAAACCGTGTACAGCAAACGTAACAATCCTTTGGCCCCTGCGGTCACTTCCTCTGCGGGAAGGTCCAGAGCAATGTATACTTTTCTACGTGTCGCTACAGACTGCATTACCGCATAGAGCAGGCGCTTGAACAGCACTTCGTTCATTTTCAAGGTGCTCAGCACTTGGGTTGGTGATCCTACGCCAGCATCGGTCGCCCCACCTTGTCCGCTCCTAGGTGATATAGGCAATTCAGCAAGTGCTGGCAGAACTGTACCTTGTTCGATGTCATATGACGTGGCGAACACGGCATCCAGCCAGCCGCCTTGCTTCATCTGCTCTTCCGAACGTTCGGGAGACAAGACGTAATTATGTGCAAAAAAGGCACTGCGCAGCCCGGTGAAATCCGCAGACTGGTACACATTTTGCCCAAGGATTGTCTCCCCACTCTCCAGATGAAGCAGGTGAATGGAAGCCGGAAACTTCGTCTCGTCCTTCTCGCTACGGCCTGTTAGCTCCGCTGGAGCGTCATAGACACAGTAGGGGTGAAGCACTTTTTTGATAAAAGAAGGGTCCAGTCCCGGCGATGCCGCAACCGTATCAAACCCCTCTGTTGTGCGAAACACCCCGCGCCGCTCTCGGGTATACAACTGTTGTTCAATGGGCGGGGTTACGGAAGAACGCATCATCCCACTCTCCCCTCAATGTACTTCAGCTTGTACAGGAGCCACAGGAATGGTTCATCCACGCGGATCGGGCTAACCACACCCTGCAATTTCATATCCACCGGATTGCTACCCAGCGCAGAGACTGCGAAATAGGCTGTATCTTTGAAGTACACATCCATCGTGCCCTTGAACGGACGATCCACTTTCTCGATAAAACGCCGGATCTCCCCGTCGATATTCTCGAACTCGGTTAAGTCGAACCAATCGCGGTGCACCATGTTGCGGAAGACATTACTGTTGGATTTGATATAATCGCCCTCTTCATCCTTGAGGGAATGCAGCATGTCGCTTTTGGTGAGCACAACCGCTGTTGGAATATTGGTCTTGGCTTTGTCCTGATACGCGATAAAATCTCCGAACATCGTCAGTACCACGTCACGTGGCTCATCGTATCGTGGTGTCCACTCTCCCGGCTCATTGCCCAGGTTAATGCGGATTTTGTCCCGAATCGAACGAATCTGAAGCGGGTCCACCATAAACAGAATACCTGCCGAGTTCTTGATGTGCTGCCCGTGAAGTCCGAGATAATCCTGCTCCACCATACCTTCACCTGCAACGTCAAAGAAAACCAGTGTCAGCGGCGCTTTATCTTCATCCTTGAACACAAACTGGAAGATAAACGGCTCCTGCAACTTTTCCTTCTGCGTGGAATCCAGCAGGTCGCCCCGTTCAAACAACGGTTCTTCATAATCCGCACGGAACCGACGGCTGATCTCCGCATTCAATGGCATGCAAGCCGCGTCAAAATGATCGGCCGTATAATGCTGCAATGTATGAATTAATGAAGTCATATAGACGGATTTCCCTACCTGGGATGCACCAATGATGGATATGATATTGCTCGGTGCTTTACCCGCCGTAACAGGTAGCTCGTTATGACACTGCGGACACAACCGGCGGCGTGTAACTACACCGTACCGATCGTTCAGACCCATCACGATGTTATCGGAATAAATACGGTGTTCCTCCGGTACATCATGAGGTGCCAATACGGCCTCCATATCAAATACCGTGTCGAGTCCAAATCTTTCACGATACCGATTCAACTTCGCATCTTCCCCGAGTGCGTAGTCCTCATCATCATCGCGGTGATGGGCGGCGCGGAACACCACCTCTTCTGGTGAAAACTTGCTGAAACAATAAGGGCATACAATATCGTAAAACAGCGGACGTTCCTCCGGCTGTTGTCTCTTCAAAAACCGACTAAAAAAGCTCATAGCCACTCCCCTCCCCTGATCAGTCAGACTAAGGTGATTTACACTTGCACTACGATGACAGAGTAACCGCCCAATCGCTAGTCCAACTATCTAGTCTGATATAAGCCGATAGGCGGCTCCATATTTCGGTCCGTCCGTGAAGAATAATCGCACATAATCATCCTTGGCAACTTCAACGGGCGGCATCTCATTTCTTCCGGGAGCAAAATCACTCACAAAAGGGTACACCGTACCATCTTCCTTATTCAGCGGAACCCCGCCCTGTTTGCGAACATAACAGAGGGCTTCCTTTGGAACAGGTACTTCCGCTGTGACGGTGATCAATACACTTTTTCGTTTCTGAAAAAAACCGCTCTTGTAGCGAATGGAAAAGCGGATATCCGCCTTCCCTGCGCTTGCAATCACCATGTTGTCCTCGTCTCGTTGACGGATCAGTACAGGACCCTCTTCCTCCATCTGACACACATACACGGTGTACTTGATGGCACCAAAACCTGTGATCCGATCCGTGTAACCATTGCTCGCCTTATATTCCTCTCTTGTGTACAGCTTCAGCTTGCCCTGTGCAGGCTCTTCCCCGGTACGATCATCGCTCATCATATCCAGCTCCAGCCGTTCCACATACACAGCTTCTACCCGTTCCGGCCAGAGCCAGCGAAGTGTACAACGCCCTTCGTCCACCGCAAGTGTCAGTTTTCGAATCAAGGGTGTCGAAGGGTCTGCATCCGTAAACCGCATTTCCATTGACCTCCCGACGTTAGAATCCTTTGCTGCGTGTATCTCTTGGTCTCTGACCAAACCCTTCGGCAGAAGAAGTTCCGCCGCCAGCTTCACGACGACCTCGGCTCTTCCGCGGCGTGTTCTCCTTAATCGGAACAATCCAGGAGAAGAGGGTCAATACGCCTGACAAGATGAGCATCGCACCCAGTCGTACGAATGTATCCCCCACGTTCGAACCGTCGAGTCCCCACTCCAGCAGAAGCCCTGCCAGTAGACCCGACACCGCACCGCCTATACCAAAGCTGAGCGCGAGATGACGGTTATCAAACACGAGTCCGAGTGACACACCCAATGCTACTCCAATCAGTAACACTGCTGCTACACGGAAAATCGCCAGATAAACGCTATGTTCCATCATGCCTGTACGCTCCGTTACCAGCGTCCGTTCATCAATCGTATCGTAGATCTGCTGGAATGCCAGATTCAGACCACCGGAATCCGGTACATCATAGTACATGCCACCCGTTTGCTGGGCAATGTTACGCAGCAAATCCGTACCCGAAGGGTCTACCAGACTAAGGCCGACTGTATTAATGGCAATCTGTTCGTTGTTATATT
Proteins encoded in this region:
- a CDS encoding molybdopterin oxidoreductase family protein, which translates into the protein MIDQENGIFAAVCPLDCPDTCGLLLHKENGKIVKVAGNPDHPITKGAICNKVRNMTERVYHPERLKYPMKRVGAKGEGKFERISWDEAIYEITTKFTALSETYGPESILPYSFYGNMGILGVDGMDRRFFNALGASMLEQTICNAAGNTGWKYTMGANHGTVPEDTEHADLILVWGGNIVSTNMHQVVLAEKARKKGAKIVVIDVHRNRTAQWGDWFIPLYPGTDSALALGLMHVLFERGLTDEAFMQKYTVGHEALRDHVRSYTPERVARITGVPEETIVKLAELYGNAQAAHIHIGNGLQHHDNGGMNVRSVACLPAITGQWLKQGGGAVRTNSYASTNSDALERPELRQNPEPRVVNMNRIGEALLEAEQPIRAMMVYCSNPLVVAPDTERVERGFAREDLFTVVHDLFMTDTAKYADIVLPATSSFEATDLYTSYWHQYVHLQEPVIAPIGESKSNVELFSLLGQAMGYDPVIFGETPEQMIEDALQGTGNPYMNGVTLEGLKEHRFVKLDMTPYAAYLDQLPTPSGKIELYSETMEQRGLPPLPTYSALVEGYDGEHPAGPADTYPLMFLSPPNHNFLNSTFGNSAKHQRLEKMPLLQMHPEDAIRRNVEDGDAVVVWNDRGRIELTAKVSEAMLPGTVISQGLWWDGDGKKQRANSLTSNRLSDMGNGATFFSATVEVKRQ
- a CDS encoding formate/nitrite transporter family protein, with protein sequence MAAKTPLEVAQYTAQTGMKKAQYPVSSVLVLSFLAGAFIALGFLLDIRVIASAPAEWGSLVNLIGAAVFPVGLILVLIGGGELLTGNMMAVPLATIARKLSVGNMLKNLTLVTIGNFVGALFVAYAFGHVLGLTGEGVYLAKVVDMAGHKLHDGFLQAFISGIGCNWLVALAVWLSYASDTMSGKVLGIWFPTMAFVAIGFQHVVANMFLIPAAIFEGHYSWGQYVMNFIPVWLGNLTGGALFVAAAYWVVYLRQAEPKVKPEVATSIEAVETEARVMLSKQA
- a CDS encoding FAD-dependent oxidoreductase, whose product is MKIAVIGCTHAGTAAIVNTAKLYPDATITVYERNDNISFLSCGIALYVGGVVKDPDGLFYSSPNQLAELGVETKMLHEVTAVDAEGHTLQAKNLQTGEEFEDTFDKLIVTTGSWPVVPKLEGIEMDNILLCKNYNHSNTIIEKAKDAKRVTVVGAGYIGVELVEAFQMNGKEVTLIDSVDRILNKYLDPEFTDAIEDTLTGRGIKLALGQTVQKFTGENGKVTKVITSKGEFETDLVILCIGFRPNTELLKGQVDMLPNGAIIADKYMQTSQKDVFAAGDSCAIHYNPTGKAAYIPLATNAVRMGTLVARNLVRPTTPYMGTQGTSGIKIYEQNIAGTGMTEMSAADEGLIVESVVLEDSYRPEFMPTAEKLLLKVVYEQATRRIVGAQVMSQVDLTQSINTISVCIQNNMTVDELAFIDFFFQPHYNKPWNFLNTAGLQALPPIEVKAPAMV
- a CDS encoding glutathione peroxidase, whose protein sequence is MSVYSYQAVTTANQEVSLDLYQGKVLVIANTASKCGLTPQYGELQKLYDRYRDQGLVVLGFPCNQFGGQEPGTSEEAESFCQINYGVNFPVFAKVDVNGEDTHPLFQYLKEQQPGVGETSDIQWNFTKFLVNREGEVVGRVEPKESPETMIADIEKLLG
- a CDS encoding ABC transporter ATP-binding protein; translated protein: MFRLETTKLDIAYEERLIVEDLNIQIPQGKITALVGANGSGKSTILKTMARIMAPKAGNVLLDGKSIHKQSTREVAKQLAILPQNPTAPEGLTVTELVSYGRFPYQKGFGSMRAEDKRMIEWAIEVTAMTEFHDRPIDQLSGGQRQRAWIAMALAQETDILFLDEPTTFLDMAHQLEVLQLLEQLNATANRTIVMVVHDLNHASRYAHHMIGIKKGKAIAHGSPVEVMNSDVLREVFNIEADIVIDPRSGVPLCLPYALAGERQQSKTPEQLVMNSAMVHAGGRTEPRVQATGS
- a CDS encoding beta-mannanase — translated: MRFTDADPSTPLIRKLTLAVDEGRCTLRWLWPERVEAVYVERLELDMMSDDRTGEEPAQGKLKLYTREEYKASNGYTDRITGFGAIKYTVYVCQMEEEGPVLIRQRDEDNMVIASAGKADIRFSIRYKSGFFQKRKSVLITVTAEVPVPKEALCYVRKQGGVPLNKEDGTVYPFVSDFAPGRNEMPPVEVAKDDYVRLFFTDGPKYGAAYRLISD